Genomic DNA from Anguilla anguilla isolate fAngAng1 chromosome 17, fAngAng1.pri, whole genome shotgun sequence:
CTCCCAACAACCGCTCATAATCTTCGTTTTAGGTTTACGATGGCGTCACTGGAATTTGAACCTAATAAGGTTTGTGCATGTCCATTCTCCTTCATAGGCGCTTTCCCCAATGGGTACAATGTTTTCATGCGTTTCCATTATGCACCCGTTTCACCACGTACCATGCGTTCAGATGAAATGACAGCATGCACGGTATTCTGCTCGAAAATCCAATACGAATGAATAATTAGGCGCTTCATCTCAATATGTTGGTGCGTTGCTCTTTTCTGATAGAATGTGGTTGCCAGGCTGGCTAATCTCCCCTTGGTCAGCTCCACCTGCAACCTGTTGTCTTTCGCGTACTGCAACACCAAGGACAACCACCCCTACCTGAGGTCCGTGTGCGAGGTGGCAGAGGCAGGAGTGAAGACGCTGACATGGGTGGCGCTGACGCAGGCTGGCCCCATAATCGACAAGCTAGGGCCACAAAGTAAGGCTGGCTCTCTCTACTTTTTCTGAAAAACTGGTGGCATGTGAAGACACTTTACAACCGCGGTCGTGGCGTCAAAATCCTATTCACGCAGTCCTTAAAATTACGCGTTGACGTACTTGCCCTTTATTCTTTCAGTAACACGGTAGAATTTAAGTGATGCTCTGCACTTGAAATTACACTAAGTACCCTTTCCTGTGGTTACCATTTGTAGTTTATGCAGTTCATCAGAATCACCGTTTTTTCCCCGCTCCACTTAATCATCAACCATTGCCAAGGCAACTGCCTCACCTGTCACCATAGCCTTGAGCCCAGCAGCTCTGAGATGTATATAGGAAGGCACTTTTTAAAAGGTCCACAGGTAGAAATAACTGCTGTTAGAGAAAGCAACCTCGTCTGGCCTTCAACATACCAGTGTCACAGTCACCTAGAAAAATTTCATTGTAGTTTAGTTTCCATAGAAAAGTGTgtacatttataataattataatcagACTGATACTAATAACCTTAATCACTTTTAGAGAAGGAATGTTATCATGTGATACACCGTTTGTTTGCctataaatagttttttaaatttgccttTCTGGGGCTGGAGTTGGTCATTTGTGTTCCCCTTCCACAGTTGCTGCTGCTAATGATCTGGCCTGTAAAGGCCTGGATAAGATAGAGCAGACCTGGCCCATCGTGCACCAGCCCCCAGAGCAGGTACTGCATCAgagcgccctgctgctgctgccgctgccacTGCCGCCactgccgctgccgctgccgctaTCGGCATCACTAACGGAAAACCCTGTTATTTGCAAGTGTTCTGGTTTGAGTACAATCCCAGATTCTCTGTTACATGATGAAATtctgagggagtggggggggggggggggggatggactTATATGTACCGTATTTGAAACATGGCAGTGTCCCCAAATCTTTGTagctttgcatttaaaaaataaaatctattttggtACTATAATTTGGCAGGGTGACTTGTAACTGAGAGCTGCAAGCAAGCACAAAAACAATGGGTTTTGAACAATGGTGCAGAAATGTGTTGTGGTGAGATGCACTGCTACGGAAAAGAGCAGTCTGTCAGATTTCATTATTTCCTGCAAGATGGAGGAATGCTTAAAAATAACAGGGGTGACTGAAACTCTGGTGGGGTAGATTACAGCTGCACCTGTAATAAGTCTTTGGCCAGTAGATGGCACTGTGATCGCACCACAAGATAGAGAGAAAACTAGTAGACTACAGAAAACTAGCAAGCTGTGAACTGTAGAAAAACACTAGTTTACAGCTCACTGTTGAATGATAGTGTGTGCAGTCAGTGCTGGGTATTAACAACCTAGCAAGGTTTACTGTTGcttaaatgtgatgtaatcaaACCTGCTATGAACTGGTCAGAGATTTGATTTGTCATTATTATATGTCCCCTGAATGAGCTGTAAATGTTTCCATTACTCAGAAACTCAAAACTTACTTCAAAGCTGCTTGTTCTCTGTGGATCTGTTATCCCTCATATCTGTCTGATACGCAGCTCCCACTGATAAACTACCAGTACACCATCAATGCAAAAGAGAAAATAGCACTTGGTCTATTTGACTTTCTGACCCACTTAACCTTGACAtctgattattttgttttttaaaaaaaaaaagcgtcaTTCTTATTGGTCACCTACACTCATGTGACTCCTGCCCCATATGCAGGTCGCCACCAGCGCCATGGCTATCGTGATGGGAGCCAGGGAGGTGGTTGCCATAACGACGAACGGTGCCCGCGAGGCTCTGTCGTTCACGCTGGCGGGGGTGGTGGAGCGGGCCCGGGGGGCGGTGCTGGGCCGGGTGGAGATGACCCGCGAGGCGATCGGCGGGGGGGTCCGCACCGTGATGGGCTGCCGCGTGGCCCGCCTGGTCAGCACCGGCGTGGACTCCGCCCTCAGCACCTCAGAGACGCTGGTGGACCAGTACCTGCCCCTGACCGACGACGAGCTCGGTGAGccccaaaaaaactttttttttatggggAAAGACCTTTAAAGTGGCCTGCCTGACCTTTTGTACTGaaattacatgacatttattcggcagacgcttttatccaaagcgatgtacaataagcgcataccaaaggtcattggaacaacaacATACTCTCGTCCGTGCTGCTTGGACCATGAAGATTAAGTCATCAACACGCCGATGACCTTGAATGGGTCCAGAGCATTAAGCAAAGGCCTCTCACAGCATCGCTTTGCATGACGCCACCCTTTCCCTCCTGCAGAGAAGGAGGCCAAGACTGTGGAGGGGTTCGACGTGGCCGCCAAGCCCAGTTACTACGTGCGGCTGGGCTCCCTCTCCACCAAGCTGCGCAAGAGGGCCTACCGCCAGGCCCTGGCCAAGGTGCACGAAGCCAAAACCAGGAGCCAGGAGTCCATCTCCCAGCTGCACCTCACCGTGGACCTGGTACGTCCGACCACAGGCGCTCGCTACCGGTTAACCTAGCGCGAGGGAAGGAGAGGTTATGACCTCACATATCAGTACAAGCATGCTAGGTTGCGTCTGCATATCCTGACCGGACACATGACATTGCAGTGATACTGCAGGCTgtgattgggggtgggggggacgacCCCAAGTTAAGTATGTCAGGGAATTAAATGTTAGCCACTCATCAATTGTTCACCAcatcagcagctgctgcagcctcTTTACTAactgctgctctgaacacaTTTCACAATCATAGTGGAAAGGTGGGAAGATCAGGACTGCTCCCAAACACCTCAATAAATGATCTTTTACCATAAACGAGAATGATACTGATGATGTTGAATTAGAGCGAACTCAAGCAGGCTGGTCTTGGCCTCTCTCCTCCCAGATTGAGCACACCAGGAGGAACGTGGGAGCCCTGGGTCAGTGGAAGAGCAGCGGCCATGATGGAGATGTGCAGGTATTCACAGGAAGCTCTGCTCCGTTCTcaacaagaaaaaacatctcCCCTAGCCCACTGCAGTCCTTCAGCCGGGCGGTTTGAGTTAAATTCTTAAATGAAAAGGTGTTCCAAAAGTGAAATACtaagagggaaaagagaaatgagTGAAAGTATAAGgattaaaaaatactttttcattaaTTGAATTGACACAACGGCTAGCAATTGCACGGTGAGCAGCAGGTGGTGCTTCAAAAAAACACCAGCAATGAACAATGGCATATTGTGAAATAGtgatttgtttaatttgaatttatatAAACCCACGGGTTGTTAtccttggtcctggagagcaacagggtctatttatttttgtaactaaacccagcagaccctgcagctcacctGGGCCAGGAAGGTCTGCCCCCTGGTTTGAGCTGTATGACTCAAACTGGGATAAAgatgtgtgtgtctcactgCTCTCCTGTATGTGTGGATAGTAACTGGTGTACTGCTCCTGTCCCCTGCCATccgacccccaccccttcccccccccccccccccccccagcgcatGGAGTCCCGCACCCTGGCCATTGCCCGCAGTCTGACCCGCCAGCTGCAGAACACCTGCCTGTCCCTGGCGCCCAGCCTGCAGGGCCTGCCCCAGAACATCCAGCACCAGGCCCTGTCCGTGGCCCTGTCCGCCTCCGAGATCTACGCCAACTTCAGCGGCGCCTTCACCTTCCAGGACCTGTCCGACGGCGCCCTGGCCAGCAGCCGCGGCCAGCTGGCCCGCATCAAGGAGTCCCTGGACGGGGTCATGGACTACCTGGTCAACAACACCCCGCTCAACTGGCTGGTAGGTCCCTTTTATCCCCGGGCAaagcctggccccgcccccgaccccggCCATGACCCCACGACCACCCCAAACCACAACCCCGGTCACGCCTCCGAtactgaccccgcccctgactccgcccccaacTCCACCCCCTCAAAGCCCCTGTCCAATGGGCAGGTGAAGATGTGGGCCGCGGAAGAGAAGATGCCACCACTGATGATGTAATCGTTTGTCACAGAGTCCCCCCCAGGAGACTTGCCGGTCTTGTGTCCAGCTCTTTATTGCAAAAAAGGTTACAGgtttaaatatttagtttttcagtttaatataagtttttgaaaagcaaaattaaGGTGTTACCCCTTTTGGCAGGTGTTTCACAGACCTAAGATTAGGTTTGATGTCACAGTTGGCTAAATCGGTTCCAGATTTTTTGGCTAGTCAGGTTCTGTGAAGCACCATGAAGTCACATCTTGTCCCTAGTCCAATGACCTCTGCTATCCAATGAGAGCTCCTTTTGATGAGGTCAGacatgtgatgtcattgttCTGGGCCGGCTCCCCATCCAGCCCATGATTTAATGTTAATGTGAGAGTTTGGTTCTCATAGTGGGTGCCACCATTGtgaatattttccttttgttttccttgTCACGTATGTGTGCCTTGGTGCCATGGAGATAGGGGGTGgtgtcgtttaaaaaaaatgtaaggaaaTGACATGGGATTGTAATTTCAGGAACCCATCCACCCTGTGAGACGTATTGTCCTTGTGCGAAGTTAGTGGCTAATTAATACGACGTTCCCTGTGTAttccataaataataaatttgtgcacaataatcataataaatgaaaaagcatCTAATCTGTGTCATTTGACTGCTTTGGACCTTTTAACATCATGCCCCCCCGGTTTGGTTTGGGACGGGGGTGATagtggaagggggtggggcttctCAGGCTTAATATGGTGCATTGTAATGCAGACAAAGAAtacaaaaatttttaaattgtattgaaAGCAGA
This window encodes:
- the LOC118216262 gene encoding perilipin-2-like isoform X1, with translation MASLEFEPNKNVVARLANLPLVSSTCNLLSFAYCNTKDNHPYLRSVCEVAEAGVKTLTWVALTQAGPIIDKLGPQIAAANDLACKGLDKIEQTWPIVHQPPEQVATSAMAIVMGAREVVAITTNGAREALSFTLAGVVERARGAVLGRVEMTREAIGGGVRTVMGCRVARLVSTGVDSALSTSETLVDQYLPLTDDELEKEAKTVEGFDVAAKPSYYVRLGSLSTKLRKRAYRQALAKVHEAKTRSQESISQLHLTVDLIEHTRRNVGALGQWKSSGHDGDVQRMESRTLAIARSLTRQLQNTCLSLAPSLQGLPQNIQHQALSVALSASEIYANFSGAFTFQDLSDGALASSRGQLARIKESLDGVMDYLVNNTPLNWLVGPFYPRAKPGPAPDPGHDPTTTPNHNPGHASDTDPAPDSAPNSTPSKPLSNGQVKMWAAEEKMPPLMM
- the LOC118216262 gene encoding perilipin-2-like isoform X2 — encoded protein: MASLEFEPNKNVVARLANLPLVSSTCNLLSFAYCNTKDNHPYLRSVCEVAEAGVKTLTWVALTQAGPIIDKLGPQIAAANDLACKGLDKIEQTWPIVHQPPEQVATSAMAIVMGAREVVAITTNGAREALSFTLAGVVERARGAVLGRVEMTREAIGGGVRTVMGCRVARLVSTGVDSALSTSETLVDQYLPLTDDELEKEAKTVEGFDVAAKPSYYVRLGSLSTKLRKRAYRQALAKVHEAKTRSQESISQLHLTVDLIEHTRRNVGALGQWKSSGHDGDVQRMESRTLAIARSLTRQLQNTCLSLAPSLQGLPQNIQHQALSVALSASEIYANFSGAFTFQDLSDGALASSRGQLARIKESLDGVMDYLVNNTPLNWLVPDFTFPDLAPEPEGFQVEESEVPYGFSYTQGALYTACVPL